The region GTCAAGAAAATCAAATTCGTCTAGGTATTATAACGAATGGCCCTTCTAATCATCAGTGGAATAAGGTTGAGGCACTAAGAGTGATGGAGTATATCCCGCGGGAGTTTGTTTTTGTATCGGGTGATATCGGGGTGGCGAAGCCGCATCTTGATTTATTTAATTATGTCAAGGAGAAGATGGATTTGATACCACAAGAGACGCTTTTAGTTGGGGATACGTTCGAGAGTGATATTGTGGGAGCGAATATGGCTGGTTGGCAGACGGTTTGGTTGAATCGTCGTCAAAGGGAGATGCCTGAGGGTGAGGTTGTGCCGAATTTTTGTGTACGTCATGAAGAAGAGTTATATGATGTGATTGTGAAATGGATTGAAGAGAACAAGGAGTGAGGTTGCGTGGATCATATGAATAAATTTACAGGTAAATCAAGTGCTTATACTTTGTCAAGACCGGGTTATGCAAAAGGATTATTTGAGTATTTGGTGTGTGATTTGGAAGTTAATAAACAGACGGTGATAGCCGATATTGGATCAGGGACAGGTAAGTTATCACAGGATCTTTTGAAGGTTGCAGGAATAGTCTATTGTGTTGAACCAAATGATGAGATGCGACAGGTGGCAGAGTCTTTACTTAGTAATCAAGAGGGATTCATTTCAGTGAAAGGAACTGCTGAACAAACTACTCTTATGGATAAAAGTGTTGATTTTATTTTGGTTGGGCAAGCCTTTCATTGGTTTGATGCGAATTCTTTTAAGTTAGAGTGCCAACGAATTTTAAAAGAGACGGGAAAAGTGATTTTAATTTGGAATTCGTGGATTAGAGACAGTGAGGTCATTATGAAATATCATGAGCTTTTCCAGATGTTTTGCCCTAGTTTTAAAGGATTCAGTGGTGGTTTAGAATCACGAAAGATTTGTGAATTTTTTGAAAATCAGTATGAAATTAAAAGGGTAGCCAATCATTTGGTATTTAATAAAGAAAGTTTTATTAATCGTGCACGATCAGCCTCTTATTCTTTAATAGAAGGTGATGAAAAATT is a window of Turicibacter sanguinis DNA encoding:
- a CDS encoding HAD family hydrolase, whose amino-acid sequence is MRAIIFDVDDTLYDQVIPFQKAYDELFKGCYEISVEELYKRSRHFSDEVFEATQRGEMSMEKMYIYRVQKAFESLEILVSDEEALKFQDLYATNQKKLELSKTMIRIMNLCQENQIRLGIITNGPSNHQWNKVEALRVMEYIPREFVFVSGDIGVAKPHLDLFNYVKEKMDLIPQETLLVGDTFESDIVGANMAGWQTVWLNRRQREMPEGEVVPNFCVRHEEELYDVIVKWIEENKE
- a CDS encoding class I SAM-dependent methyltransferase; amino-acid sequence: MNKFTGKSSAYTLSRPGYAKGLFEYLVCDLEVNKQTVIADIGSGTGKLSQDLLKVAGIVYCVEPNDEMRQVAESLLSNQEGFISVKGTAEQTTLMDKSVDFILVGQAFHWFDANSFKLECQRILKETGKVILIWNSWIRDSEVIMKYHELFQMFCPSFKGFSGGLESRKICEFFENQYEIKRVANHLVFNKESFINRARSASYSLIEGDEKFEDYMEALEKFFEKYAVDGILTMPNETVWYVGEV